The genomic window GACCTAATTGTATTTTGTTTGGAACACCACTGTTTTGCAAGGCTTGTGCATCGGTATTACATACGTAAAAGTCGACACCTTTTATACCTTGTTGGAACATGTGATTGATAGCGTTACTACCGCCACCACCAACGCCAATAACTTTAATAACATTTGATTGATTTTTAGGTAAATCAAATGCAATGTTTTCGAATTCTTTGTTGCTGCTCATAACTCTGTTTTACTGGGGTTTTGTACTAAATATTTTTTATTCAATGGATTTCTTTATCAATATTTTTATTCTGCGTTATCTAAAAAATCTTTAACGCGTTCGGTTAATTTATCGAGAAAAGAACGTCTTTCTCTAACCGGTTCTACTTTAATTTCTTCAGCAGGGCTGTCTTCTATTTCTACTTCTTCTTCTATAACTTCTTCTTCAACCTGTTGCTCTATTTTTTTGCGTTCTTGACGTTTTAACCCGTCTAACACTAAACCAACTGCAGTTGCAAAAAGCGGACTTGTAACATCCTCGTTACTATCGCCTGCCAAATGTTCGTTAGGGTAACCAATTCGGGTATCCATACCAGTTATGTATTCTACCAATTGCTTTAAGTGCTTTAACTGGCTTCCTCCACCTGTTAAAACAATACCCGCAATAAGGTTTTTCTTTTGTTCTTCGTGACCGTAATTTTTAATTTCAACGTACACTTGTTCTATAATTTCCACAACACGTGCATGAATAATTTTTGAGAGATTTTTTAATGTTATTTCTTTTGGTTCACGACCTCGTAAACCTGGAATAGAAACAATTTCGTTGTCTTTGTTTTCGCCTGGCCATGCTGAACCAAACTTTATTTTTAATAATTCGGCTTGTTTCTCAATAATAGAACAGCCTTCCTTTATATCTTCTGTAATTACATTTCCTCCGAAAGGAATAACTGCGGTATGACGAATAATACCATCTCTAAAAATGGCTAAATCCGTTGTACCTCCACCTATATCAATTAACGCGACACCGGCTTCTTTTTCCTCTTGGCTTAAAACTGCATTAGCTGATGCTAAAGGTTCTAACGTGATACCTTCTAAATTTAAATCGGCGCTTTGTATACAACGTCCAACATTTCGAATAGATGATACTTGACCAACTACCACATGGAAATTTGCTTCTAAACGGCCACCATACATTCCTATAGGCTCTTTTATTTCAGCTTGACCATCAACTTTATATTCTTGTGGTAATACATGAATAATTTCTTCCCCTGGAAGCATTACTAGTTTATGCACTTGGTTTATTAATCGATCTATATCATCTTCATCAATGACAAGTTCCGAATTTGATCGCGTTATATAATCGCTATGCTGTAAACTTCGAATATGCTGTCCCGCAATACCTACCGTAACACCATCAATTTTCATTTCGGCTGCTGCTTCTGCTTCTTGAACTGCTTGCTGAATGGATTGAATAGTTTGTGTAATATTATTTACTACACCACGGTGCACACCTAAACTTTTAGACTTTCCTATGCCTAAAATTTCAAGTTTGCCGTATTCATTTTTACGACCAATCATAGCCACAATTTTTGTGGTCCCTATATCTAATCCTACTGATATGTTATGCTCCATGGCTTATATTTTGGTACATACTACTTGGTTATCGAATTGCAAATTTACTTTGCTATAATTATCTAGCGTCTTTTCTTTGATGTTTTTTTGATAAAATGCTTTCAAATTATTTATTTTTTTGTCTATTAATTCTAAATCACCTAATTGCACTAAAAACTTACACTGTCTTAATTTTAAAAATAACACATTATTAGCACTTTGGTGAATTTCAATGACATTCGTTTTTAAAAAA from Algibacter sp. L1A34 includes these protein-coding regions:
- the ftsA gene encoding cell division protein FtsA — encoded protein: MEHNISVGLDIGTTKIVAMIGRKNEYGKLEILGIGKSKSLGVHRGVVNNITQTIQSIQQAVQEAEAAAEMKIDGVTVGIAGQHIRSLQHSDYITRSNSELVIDEDDIDRLINQVHKLVMLPGEEIIHVLPQEYKVDGQAEIKEPIGMYGGRLEANFHVVVGQVSSIRNVGRCIQSADLNLEGITLEPLASANAVLSQEEKEAGVALIDIGGGTTDLAIFRDGIIRHTAVIPFGGNVITEDIKEGCSIIEKQAELLKIKFGSAWPGENKDNEIVSIPGLRGREPKEITLKNLSKIIHARVVEIIEQVYVEIKNYGHEEQKKNLIAGIVLTGGGSQLKHLKQLVEYITGMDTRIGYPNEHLAGDSNEDVTSPLFATAVGLVLDGLKRQERKKIEQQVEEEVIEEEVEIEDSPAEEIKVEPVRERRSFLDKLTERVKDFLDNAE